One window from the genome of Candidatus Synechococcus calcipolaris G9 encodes:
- the xth gene encoding exodeoxyribonuclease III, translated as MEIATWNVNSIRTRLEQVCQWLEHHPVDYLCLQETKVVDELFPHQPFLERGYQVYCAGQKSYNGVAIVSRRPLDRVEVGFASLLPDREEFLDEQKRLIMGCPLPDVALINVYIPNGSSVGSDKYAYKLAWLEALRIYLDTLQGQSQTRIILCGDFNIAPEDRDIHDPSDRENHIMSSEPERQALEAIRQGGLVDAFRHGNPETGHYSWWDYRQGSFRRNRGWRIDHHYISEALLPDLIGCTIDVQPRGLPQPSDHAPVILSLGLEW; from the coding sequence ATGGAAATTGCAACCTGGAATGTGAATTCAATTCGGACACGCCTGGAGCAGGTCTGCCAATGGCTAGAGCACCATCCCGTTGATTACCTGTGCTTGCAGGAGACCAAAGTGGTGGATGAACTCTTTCCACACCAACCCTTTCTAGAGCGGGGCTATCAGGTCTATTGTGCCGGACAAAAATCCTACAATGGCGTGGCAATTGTCAGCCGTCGTCCCCTAGATCGGGTCGAGGTTGGCTTTGCTTCCCTCCTACCCGACCGGGAAGAATTCCTAGATGAGCAAAAACGGTTGATCATGGGTTGCCCCTTGCCCGATGTGGCCTTAATTAACGTCTATATTCCCAACGGCTCCAGTGTGGGTAGCGACAAATATGCCTATAAATTGGCCTGGCTAGAGGCCCTCCGCATCTATCTGGATACCCTTCAGGGCCAATCCCAAACTCGGATTATCCTCTGTGGTGACTTTAATATTGCCCCGGAGGATCGGGATATTCATGATCCCAGCGATCGCGAGAATCATATTATGTCCTCGGAACCGGAACGCCAGGCCCTGGAGGCTATTCGCCAGGGGGGATTGGTGGATGCTTTTCGCCATGGCAACCCAGAGACCGGTCATTATTCTTGGTGGGACTACCGCCAGGGATCCTTTCGGCGGAATCGGGGCTGGCGCATTGATCACCACTACATTAGCGAAGCCCTTTTGCCCGATCTAATTGGCTGCACCATTGATGTTCAACCTCGCGGTTTACCCCAACCCAGTGATCATGCCCCGGTCATTCTAAGTCTGGGCCTGGAATGGTGA
- the egtD gene encoding L-histidine N(alpha)-methyltransferase has protein sequence MVSHLANPVSIQRDLQSDRLHLQHFASPQAEDCSGQDVLEGLTRHPIKTIPAQYFYDDRGSQLFEQICTLPEYYPTRTEISILASSSAAIAQAIGPCEVVELGSGNSSKIRHLLNAQQTLNFPLRYLPLDVSGSILKDSALGLLADYPSLTIAGVVATYELGLAHLPPLQLPKRIICFFGSTLGNLTPDQCDRFFKLIHRSLKPGEYFLLGVDLQKSTPILEAAYNDSQGITAAFNLNMLQHLNWRFQGNFCLENFSHRAIYNPQAQQIEMYLDSRTDQRATLSALGLEIELAQGEAILTEISRKFDLASLRQDLTAAGLPPQQIWQDPQGWFALILCQARSLTRRG, from the coding sequence ATGGTGTCACACCTTGCGAATCCTGTCTCTATTCAGCGCGATCTCCAGAGCGATCGCCTCCATCTGCAACATTTTGCCAGTCCCCAAGCAGAGGATTGCTCCGGTCAAGATGTCCTAGAGGGCCTCACTCGCCACCCCATCAAAACTATCCCGGCTCAATACTTTTACGACGATCGGGGGTCCCAACTCTTTGAACAGATCTGCACCTTGCCCGAATACTATCCCACCCGCACAGAGATCAGCATTTTAGCCTCTTCATCGGCGGCGATCGCCCAGGCCATTGGCCCCTGTGAAGTGGTGGAACTCGGCAGTGGTAATTCCAGCAAAATTCGCCATCTCCTCAATGCCCAGCAAACCCTTAATTTTCCGCTCCGCTATCTCCCCCTAGATGTCAGTGGAAGTATTCTCAAGGACAGTGCCCTGGGCCTGTTGGCGGACTATCCTTCCCTCACCATTGCTGGTGTGGTGGCAACCTACGAACTGGGGTTAGCCCATTTACCGCCCCTACAATTGCCGAAGCGCATCATCTGCTTTTTTGGCAGTACCCTAGGCAACTTAACCCCGGATCAGTGCGATCGCTTTTTTAAGTTAATCCATCGAAGCTTGAAACCAGGGGAATACTTTTTACTGGGGGTAGACCTACAAAAATCCACGCCCATTCTAGAAGCCGCCTACAACGATTCCCAGGGAATAACCGCCGCCTTTAACCTGAATATGCTGCAACACTTAAACTGGCGATTTCAAGGGAACTTTTGCCTGGAGAACTTTTCCCATCGAGCCATTTACAATCCCCAAGCGCAGCAAATTGAAATGTACCTAGACTCCCGCACCGATCAGCGGGCCACCTTGTCCGCCCTAGGCCTAGAGATTGAACTGGCACAGGGGGAAGCCATTCTCACGGAAATTTCCCGTAAATTTGATCTTGCCAGTCTGCGTCAAGACCTCACTGCCGCCGGATTACCGCCCCAACAGATTTGGCAGGATCCCCAGGGTTGGTTTGCCCTGATCCTTTGCCAGGCTCGATCCCTAACCCGGAGAGGATAG
- the dxs gene encoding 1-deoxy-D-xylulose-5-phosphate synthase, producing MHLSELTHPNQLHGLSIPQLKQIAAQIRDKHLETVAATGGHLGPGLGVVELTLALYQTLDLEQDRVIWDVGHQAYPHKMLTGRYHNFHTLRQKDGIAGYLNLRESSFDHFGAGHASTSISAGLGMAIARDMKGENFKVVSIIGDGALTGGMALEAINHAGHLPDTRLLVVLNDNEMSISPNVGAIPRYLNKMRLSPQVQFLTDNLEEQFKHIPFVGESLTPEMQRIKEGMKRLAVPKVGAVFEELGFTYVGPVDGHNLEEMIHTFNHAHGLTGPVLVHVATTKGKGYAIAEKDQVGYHAQNPFDLVTGKAKPSGKPKPPSYSKVFGQTLTKLAEADPRIIGVTAAMATGTGLDILQKRVPQQYIDVGIAEQHAVTMAAGLATQGMRPLAVIYSTFLQRAYDQIIHDVCIQKLPVFFCLDRAGIVGADGPTHQGMYDIAYLRCLPNMVLMAPKDEAELQRMLVTGIAHTQGPIAMRYPRGSGYGVALMDEGWEPLPIGKGELLRQGDDLLLVAYGSMVYPAMQVAELLMEHGVNASVVNARFAKPLDRDLILPLAEKIGRVVTVEEGCLMGGFGTAILEALQDAGLLLPVLRLGIPDLLVEHATADQSKADLSLTPAQMVAKILAQFPVPQTAVTIQS from the coding sequence ATGCATTTGAGTGAACTCACCCACCCTAATCAGCTTCATGGACTGTCTATCCCCCAACTTAAGCAAATTGCGGCGCAAATCCGTGATAAACACCTAGAAACAGTGGCTGCGACGGGGGGGCACTTGGGGCCCGGCTTAGGGGTTGTGGAACTCACCTTAGCCCTGTATCAAACCTTAGACTTAGAGCAGGATCGGGTGATCTGGGATGTGGGTCACCAAGCCTATCCCCACAAAATGTTGACGGGCCGCTATCACAATTTCCATACCCTGCGGCAAAAGGATGGCATTGCTGGCTACCTCAACCTGCGGGAAAGTTCCTTTGACCACTTTGGTGCGGGCCATGCCTCCACCAGTATTTCTGCGGGCTTGGGCATGGCGATCGCCCGGGACATGAAGGGGGAAAATTTCAAGGTGGTCTCCATCATTGGGGATGGGGCCCTCACCGGCGGCATGGCCCTAGAAGCCATTAACCATGCAGGACATTTACCGGATACACGCCTCCTAGTGGTTCTCAATGATAATGAAATGTCCATTTCCCCGAATGTGGGGGCCATTCCCCGCTACCTGAATAAAATGCGCCTCTCTCCCCAGGTGCAATTCCTCACCGATAACCTGGAAGAGCAGTTTAAGCACATTCCCTTTGTGGGGGAAAGTCTCACCCCAGAGATGCAGCGGATTAAGGAAGGCATGAAGCGATTGGCCGTTCCCAAAGTCGGAGCCGTCTTTGAAGAATTGGGCTTCACCTATGTCGGCCCCGTTGATGGCCATAATTTGGAGGAAATGATCCACACCTTCAATCATGCCCATGGGTTGACTGGCCCCGTCTTGGTTCATGTGGCCACCACCAAAGGTAAGGGCTATGCGATCGCCGAAAAAGATCAGGTGGGCTACCACGCCCAAAATCCCTTTGATCTGGTGACAGGAAAGGCCAAGCCCTCCGGCAAGCCCAAACCCCCCAGCTATTCCAAGGTTTTTGGCCAAACCCTGACAAAACTAGCGGAGGCGGATCCCCGCATTATTGGTGTCACCGCTGCCATGGCCACCGGAACTGGCCTGGATATTTTACAAAAACGGGTTCCCCAGCAATACATTGATGTGGGCATTGCCGAACAGCACGCCGTCACCATGGCTGCAGGCCTGGCAACCCAAGGGATGCGCCCCCTTGCAGTAATTTACTCCACCTTTTTGCAGCGGGCCTACGACCAAATCATCCATGATGTGTGCATCCAAAAGCTGCCAGTCTTTTTCTGCCTCGATCGGGCCGGGATTGTCGGTGCCGATGGCCCCACCCACCAAGGGATGTACGACATTGCCTACCTGCGCTGCCTCCCCAATATGGTCTTGATGGCTCCCAAGGACGAAGCCGAACTCCAGCGCATGTTAGTTACCGGTATTGCCCATACCCAAGGCCCCATTGCCATGCGCTATCCCCGGGGAAGTGGCTATGGCGTGGCGTTGATGGACGAAGGCTGGGAACCCCTGCCCATTGGTAAGGGGGAACTTCTCCGCCAGGGAGATGATCTATTATTAGTGGCCTACGGTTCCATGGTGTATCCCGCCATGCAGGTGGCCGAATTACTGATGGAGCATGGTGTCAATGCCTCGGTGGTCAATGCGCGGTTTGCCAAACCCCTGGATCGGGATTTGATTTTGCCCCTAGCTGAAAAAATTGGCCGCGTTGTCACTGTGGAAGAGGGCTGTCTCATGGGCGGATTCGGTACGGCAATTTTAGAAGCCCTTCAGGATGCCGGGCTACTTTTGCCTGTATTGCGCCTGGGCATTCCCGATCTATTGGTGGAGCACGCCACGGCGGATCAGTCCAAGGCCGATTTAAGTCTCACCCCGGCCCAGATGGTGGCTAAGATTTTAGCCCAATTTCCCGTCCCCCAAACTGCGGTCACCATCCAAAGTTAA
- a CDS encoding DUF3318 domain-containing protein: protein MNPDIEIRRLLDVMPASGRMRCKLLNRSNQPLVIHYQPPLPWGDRLIEINFRLWSQLSRPQRDLLILRAVAWLNRSKLIKLDVYQGLTVAGVVGATVQFIQADPVGVVLAGGLTAFAGLQIWRNSRGLPVDIDADSEALRIAQRRGYSETEAAAALLQAIATVATLERRANLDFNELVRSQNLRRIAGLERADEPEPLRSP from the coding sequence ATGAATCCCGATATTGAAATTCGTCGTTTATTAGATGTGATGCCAGCATCGGGACGGATGCGATGTAAACTCCTCAATCGCTCCAATCAACCCCTTGTGATCCACTACCAGCCTCCCCTTCCCTGGGGAGATCGCCTGATTGAGATTAACTTTCGCCTCTGGAGTCAGTTGTCCCGACCCCAACGAGATTTACTCATTCTCCGGGCGGTGGCCTGGCTAAATCGTTCCAAGCTGATCAAACTAGATGTTTACCAAGGTCTGACCGTCGCTGGGGTAGTGGGGGCAACGGTACAATTTATCCAAGCAGATCCCGTCGGTGTTGTCTTGGCGGGGGGGCTGACGGCCTTTGCCGGACTACAGATCTGGCGGAATAGTCGGGGTCTGCCTGTGGATATAGATGCCGATAGTGAAGCCCTGCGAATTGCCCAGCGTCGCGGATATAGCGAAACCGAAGCCGCCGCGGCCCTACTCCAGGCGATCGCCACCGTTGCCACCCTTGAGCGGCGGGCCAATCTAGATTTTAATGAACTTGTCCGCAGTCAAAATCTGCGCCGGATTGCTGGACTTGAGCGGGCCGATGAACCCGAACCCCTGCGATCGCCCTAG
- the psb29 gene encoding photosystem II biogenesis protein Psp29 has protein sequence MNPNPCDRPRPVLPPFAKATVTRENRIKLTKILNFATVETPRTVSDTKKAFYTAHTRPIHSIFRRFIEELLVEIHLLRVNVDFHYTPLFALGVVTAFEKFMADYRPEGDRPSIFTALCHAEELDPDQLQRDASSWQTYQGQSLDHLLDQLNQGESSPLAAVAHHPGKYNRLTAIGLYALIDLINPEMISDVGQLNAGLEQLCPPLNLPTEKVKKDLELYRSNLEKMVQARKLLTEVAALDRKRRSQAESPLSAAVDTNSDTPAST, from the coding sequence ATGAACCCGAACCCCTGCGATCGCCCTAGGCCGGTTTTGCCTCCCTTTGCGAAAGCGACAGTAACCAGGGAGAATAGGATTAAGTTAACTAAAATTTTGAATTTTGCCACCGTGGAAACTCCTCGCACCGTCTCCGATACCAAAAAAGCATTCTATACGGCCCATACCCGTCCCATCCACTCCATTTTTCGTCGCTTTATTGAGGAGCTACTGGTCGAAATCCACCTGTTACGGGTGAATGTGGACTTTCACTACACCCCCCTATTTGCCCTCGGGGTAGTCACCGCCTTTGAGAAGTTCATGGCAGATTATCGACCGGAAGGCGATCGCCCATCAATTTTTACGGCCCTGTGCCACGCTGAAGAACTCGACCCCGATCAGCTTCAACGGGATGCGAGTAGCTGGCAAACTTATCAAGGACAATCCCTAGATCACCTCCTAGATCAGTTAAATCAGGGAGAGAGCAGTCCCTTAGCTGCCGTTGCCCACCACCCAGGAAAATATAATCGCCTGACAGCCATCGGTCTATACGCCCTGATAGATTTGATCAACCCAGAAATGATCAGCGACGTCGGACAATTGAATGCCGGACTTGAACAACTGTGCCCCCCCCTCAACTTACCCACCGAAAAGGTGAAAAAAGACCTTGAACTCTACCGGAGTAATCTCGAAAAAATGGTACAGGCCCGCAAACTCCTCACAGAAGTCGCGGCCCTTGACCGCAAGCGGCGATCGCAGGCTGAGTCCCCCCTATCCGCAGCGGTTGATACCAATTCCGATACCCCTGCTTCCACCTAA
- a CDS encoding GspE/PulE family protein, producing MVNTSSSRRAITVRKASSPTERSLVSSGYANLEQVREALATSRKNGTSLVQVLQDITGVAMPPEVMRQYKKQQLFELKVIYGVDCLDPELNRFPTDQIGELIKTILPIDTCRTYQAIPISLHRNSDPPYLLVAMVDPDNLQAVDNLTKTLRSHSLSFKRMVITQEDYQRLINPFLEEQVAAATTQQPAAMGAIDLDDDLEAIGGLEDAEGDQEVDLVDAVKGAEDAPIIALVNKILAKALQDGISDIHIEPQEEALRVRFRKDGVLQQAFEPLPKRIIPAVVSRFKILADLDIAERRAPQDGRIRKIFQGRRIDFRVNTLPSRWGEKVVLRILDNSSTQLGLDKLITDPESLEIVRDMTKRPFGLILVTGPTGSGKTTTLYSALAECNSPGVNISTAEDPIEYTLPGLTQVQVIRDKGMDFSSILRAFLRQDPDVILVGETRDKETAKTAIEAALTGHLVLTTLHTNDAASAVARLSEMDVEPFMVSASLLGVIAQRLMRRVCSECRVPYNPNPEELARFGLSASKDISLTFYKANKLSAEQIQVAKASGQPICSKCGGVGYRGRCGVYEIMRITERLQTLITEGAPTERIKEAAVEDGMKTLLAYSLKLVQDGHTTLEEVERVTFTDTGLEAELKAKRKSSLTCRVCGAEAQQEWLECPYCMTPRFED from the coding sequence ATGGTCAATACATCATCATCCCGTAGAGCCATTACCGTCCGTAAAGCCAGTAGCCCCACCGAGCGGTCTCTGGTTTCATCGGGGTATGCCAATCTCGAACAAGTGCGTGAAGCCCTAGCCACCAGTCGCAAAAATGGTACCTCCCTAGTACAGGTACTTCAGGACATCACGGGTGTGGCCATGCCCCCGGAGGTCATGCGCCAGTATAAAAAACAACAATTATTTGAACTAAAGGTCATCTATGGCGTAGATTGCCTTGATCCAGAGTTAAATCGTTTTCCCACGGATCAAATTGGCGAACTGATTAAAACCATTTTGCCCATTGATACCTGTCGTACCTATCAAGCCATTCCCATTTCATTGCATCGCAATAGCGATCCCCCCTACCTCTTAGTGGCCATGGTGGATCCCGACAACCTACAAGCCGTCGATAATCTCACCAAGACGCTGCGGAGTCATAGCCTTAGCTTCAAACGCATGGTGATCACCCAAGAAGATTACCAGCGATTGATTAACCCCTTCCTCGAAGAACAAGTTGCGGCGGCCACGACTCAACAACCCGCTGCGATGGGAGCCATTGATCTTGATGATGACCTTGAAGCCATTGGCGGCCTAGAGGATGCCGAAGGGGATCAGGAAGTTGACCTCGTAGATGCGGTCAAGGGGGCAGAAGATGCACCGATTATTGCCCTAGTTAACAAAATTCTCGCCAAGGCTCTTCAGGATGGCATATCTGATATTCACATTGAACCCCAGGAAGAAGCCTTACGAGTTCGCTTCCGTAAGGATGGTGTGTTGCAGCAAGCCTTTGAACCCTTGCCCAAGCGAATTATTCCGGCGGTGGTCTCCCGCTTCAAAATTCTGGCCGACCTAGACATTGCCGAACGGCGGGCCCCCCAGGATGGTCGGATTCGTAAAATATTCCAAGGTCGTCGCATTGACTTTCGGGTGAATACTCTACCTAGCCGTTGGGGCGAAAAAGTTGTACTGCGGATTTTAGATAATTCCTCTACCCAACTCGGTCTAGATAAGCTGATTACGGATCCCGAAAGTCTGGAAATTGTTCGGGACATGACCAAGCGACCCTTTGGCTTGATTCTGGTGACCGGGCCGACTGGCTCTGGGAAAACCACAACCCTCTATTCAGCCCTAGCGGAATGTAACAGCCCTGGGGTAAACATTAGTACCGCAGAAGATCCCATTGAATATACACTGCCCGGGTTAACCCAGGTGCAGGTGATTCGGGATAAGGGAATGGACTTTTCCTCCATTCTCCGTGCATTCCTCCGCCAAGACCCCGACGTGATTCTGGTGGGGGAAACTCGGGATAAGGAAACCGCAAAGACGGCGATCGAGGCTGCCCTCACCGGTCACTTAGTGTTAACGACGTTACACACCAATGATGCTGCCAGTGCCGTTGCCCGTCTCTCGGAAATGGACGTAGAACCGTTCATGGTATCAGCGTCGCTCCTTGGTGTTATTGCCCAGCGGCTAATGCGACGAGTCTGCTCAGAATGTCGTGTTCCCTATAATCCCAACCCAGAGGAACTGGCGCGCTTTGGACTATCGGCATCCAAGGATATTAGCCTCACCTTTTATAAGGCCAACAAACTAAGTGCCGAGCAAATTCAAGTAGCAAAAGCCAGTGGTCAACCCATTTGTTCTAAGTGTGGTGGCGTAGGCTACCGAGGACGGTGTGGGGTCTATGAAATCATGCGGATTACAGAGCGGCTGCAAACCCTGATCACCGAAGGTGCCCCCACGGAGCGAATCAAGGAAGCGGCGGTGGAAGATGGCATGAAAACCCTTCTAGCTTACAGTCTCAAGCTCGTTCAGGATGGTCATACCACCCTAGAGGAGGTGGAGCGGGTTACCTTTACGGATACCGGGCTGGAGGCAGAACTCAAAGCCAAGCGGAAAAGCTCCCTCACCTGTCGAGTGTGTGGAGCCGAAGCCCAACAGGAATGGTTGGAGTGTCCGTATTGCATGACTCCCCGCTTTGAGGATTAA
- a CDS encoding type IV pilus twitching motility protein PilT → MDLMIEDLMEQVVANGGSDLHISAGLPPYIRISGKLTPTDYEPLTPEQCQRLIFSMLNNTQRKHLEQNWELDCSYGVRGLARFRVNVYKDRGTYAACLRALSSKIPTFEQLGLPNIVREMSERPRGLILVTGPTGSGKTTTLAAMIDLINKTRAEHILTVEDPIEFVYEPIKSLVHQRQVGEDTKSFSNALRAALREDPDIILVGEMRDLETIQLAISAAETGHLVFGTLHTSSAPQTVDRMVDVFPPEQQTQIRVQLSNSLVAVFSQTLVSKKNPKPGEFGRVMAQEIMVVTPAISNLIREGKTSQIYSAIQTGAKLGMQTLEKVLADYYRAGVIGYEAAMSKTSRADELQRLIGTGTTAAVR, encoded by the coding sequence ATGGATTTAATGATTGAAGACTTAATGGAGCAGGTGGTGGCCAACGGTGGTTCTGACCTCCATATTTCCGCTGGATTGCCCCCCTACATTCGCATTAGTGGTAAGCTCACGCCCACGGACTATGAGCCTCTCACCCCTGAGCAATGCCAGCGGCTCATTTTTAGTATGCTGAATAACACCCAGCGCAAACATCTGGAGCAAAACTGGGAACTGGATTGTTCTTACGGGGTACGGGGACTGGCCCGTTTTCGGGTGAATGTCTATAAAGATCGGGGAACCTATGCCGCCTGTCTACGGGCCTTAAGTTCTAAGATTCCTACCTTTGAACAGTTGGGCTTACCCAATATTGTCCGGGAAATGAGTGAGCGACCCCGGGGATTGATTCTCGTGACGGGGCCGACCGGTTCTGGGAAAACGACCACCCTGGCAGCGATGATTGACCTGATCAACAAAACCCGTGCCGAGCATATTTTGACCGTTGAAGACCCGATTGAGTTCGTCTATGAACCCATTAAGAGTCTGGTTCACCAGCGACAGGTGGGGGAGGATACCAAGAGTTTTTCCAACGCTCTCCGGGCCGCATTACGGGAAGACCCAGATATTATTCTGGTGGGTGAAATGCGTGACTTAGAAACCATTCAGTTAGCCATCTCGGCGGCGGAAACCGGTCACTTGGTTTTTGGAACCTTGCACACCAGTTCTGCACCCCAAACCGTTGACCGGATGGTGGATGTGTTTCCGCCAGAACAACAAACCCAAATTCGGGTTCAGTTGTCCAACTCCCTAGTGGCCGTATTTAGCCAAACCTTGGTATCTAAGAAAAATCCCAAGCCCGGTGAATTTGGTCGGGTGATGGCCCAGGAAATCATGGTCGTAACCCCAGCCATTTCCAACTTAATTCGGGAAGGTAAAACCTCTCAGATTTACTCTGCGATCCAAACTGGGGCAAAATTGGGAATGCAAACCCTGGAAAAAGTGTTAGCAGATTATTATCGTGCTGGCGTGATTGGTTATGAAGCAGCGATGTCTAAAACGTCCCGTGCCGATGAGCTTCAACGCTTGATTGGGACTGGTACAACCGCCGCAGTTCGTTAA
- a CDS encoding type II secretion system F family protein — MATYEVRIRDAQGKYKTLKEEAATPKEARLSVQMQGGVQVLEIKEAQKFTLKSDLDLSFLSKITVKDRAIFSRQFSALVNAGVALVRGLGVMADQCTNPKLKKVLMAVNNDIQQGGSLSESMRPHPEAFDDLYVAMIQAGETGGVLDEVLNRLSKLLEDQARLNNQIKSALAYPVVVGLLAVSIFLGMVIFLIPVFEGIFTQLGGELPAFTQLMVNLSEFLRNPLNMSILIVTVIGIVFGVRMYYKTPAGHLMIDHMMLKLPLFGDLVEKTAVARFCRTFGSLSRSGVPILRSLEIVSQTAGNQVISNAIDNAAKEVQTGGMLSIALQQARVFPVLATQMINVGEETGELDKMLMKVADFYEDEVEQAVKSLTSVMEPLMIVVLGGMVGSILIAMYLPMFKIFELIEG; from the coding sequence ATGGCTACCTACGAGGTTCGCATTCGGGATGCTCAGGGCAAATATAAGACACTAAAGGAAGAAGCTGCCACACCCAAGGAAGCTCGCTTGAGTGTGCAAATGCAAGGAGGGGTGCAGGTTTTAGAGATCAAGGAAGCGCAAAAGTTTACGCTGAAGTCCGACCTTGATCTAAGCTTTCTATCTAAGATTACCGTCAAGGACCGGGCAATTTTTTCCCGGCAATTTTCAGCCCTAGTGAATGCGGGAGTTGCCTTGGTACGGGGTCTGGGGGTCATGGCGGATCAGTGTACCAATCCAAAGCTGAAGAAGGTGCTGATGGCCGTCAATAATGACATTCAGCAGGGGGGAAGCCTGTCTGAGTCTATGCGGCCCCACCCAGAGGCCTTTGATGATCTCTACGTGGCGATGATCCAAGCAGGGGAAACCGGTGGGGTACTCGATGAGGTTTTGAATCGGCTCTCCAAACTTCTGGAGGATCAGGCGCGCTTAAATAACCAAATCAAGTCTGCCTTGGCCTATCCTGTGGTCGTCGGACTCTTGGCGGTGAGTATTTTCCTGGGGATGGTGATCTTTTTGATCCCCGTCTTTGAAGGGATTTTTACCCAGCTTGGGGGAGAATTGCCGGCGTTTACGCAGCTTATGGTGAACTTGAGCGAATTTCTACGCAATCCGTTGAACATGAGCATTCTGATTGTTACCGTGATTGGCATTGTATTTGGGGTGCGGATGTACTATAAAACCCCAGCGGGTCACTTGATGATTGATCACATGATGCTCAAGCTGCCTCTGTTTGGTGATTTAGTGGAAAAAACCGCCGTTGCCCGCTTCTGCCGTACCTTTGGTTCTCTATCCCGATCGGGAGTGCCGATTCTACGCTCCCTGGAAATTGTCAGTCAAACGGCTGGGAATCAGGTTATTTCCAATGCCATTGATAATGCAGCGAAGGAAGTGCAAACCGGTGGAATGCTTAGTATTGCCCTGCAACAGGCCCGGGTGTTTCCTGTGTTGGCAACCCAAATGATCAATGTGGGGGAAGAAACGGGGGAACTGGACAAGATGCTGATGAAGGTGGCGGACTTCTACGAGGATGAGGTGGAGCAGGCGGTGAAGTCTCTCACCAGTGTGATGGAGCCACTGATGATTGTGGTGTTGGGGGGCATGGTGGGTTCCATCTTGATTGCGATGTACTTGCCCATGTTCAAAATCTTTGAACTCATTGAGGGATAA
- a CDS encoding J domain-containing protein, whose product MMPEKNAQGLTYYQLLEVEPGCSLQELRRAYREKSKVYHPDTTTLPMALARDRFDRLKEAYATLTNPEERLRYDRHLQTKRMIRSSDLGEGLPPKSLDVEYGLPSRPYRERPLSPGEIFALFILGLTFVGCLVLAVIVGFTRGDWMLQALHYFSS is encoded by the coding sequence ATGATGCCTGAAAAAAACGCCCAAGGGTTGACCTATTACCAACTTTTAGAGGTTGAACCAGGATGCTCTCTCCAAGAGCTACGGCGGGCCTATCGGGAAAAAAGTAAGGTTTATCACCCAGATACCACGACATTGCCCATGGCCCTTGCCCGCGATCGCTTCGATCGCCTGAAGGAGGCCTATGCTACCCTAACAAATCCTGAGGAGCGTTTGCGCTACGATCGCCACCTACAGACCAAAAGGATGATTCGTTCATCTGATCTGGGGGAAGGATTGCCCCCTAAATCCCTGGATGTGGAGTATGGTTTACCGTCTCGACCCTATCGAGAGCGACCTCTTTCACCAGGAGAGATTTTTGCATTATTTATCCTTGGGTTGACGTTTGTGGGATGCTTGGTACTCGCAGTTATTGTTGGTTTTACCCGGGGTGACTGGATGCTCCAGGCGTTGCACTATTTTTCGAGTTAG
- a CDS encoding DUF3143 domain-containing protein: MVDLPAATTPLYNHGLPQIEFWLTQKGCVQNRTNLHCWQFERPAWEAEICLDIEELMVRYHDRQGGDTVQRSFKYSLSRQDIEAAIFAGP; this comes from the coding sequence ATGGTTGATTTGCCCGCGGCTACCACTCCTCTCTATAATCATGGATTGCCCCAAATTGAATTTTGGCTAACACAAAAGGGTTGTGTTCAGAATCGTACAAATTTACACTGTTGGCAGTTTGAGCGACCGGCTTGGGAAGCGGAAATTTGCCTGGATATTGAGGAGTTAATGGTGCGCTATCACGATCGCCAGGGGGGAGATACGGTACAGCGATCCTTTAAGTATTCCCTGAGTCGTCAAGATATTGAAGCGGCTATTTTTGCGGGGCCCTAG